The following proteins are encoded in a genomic region of Xanthomonas cassavae CFBP 4642:
- a CDS encoding SymE family type I addiction module toxin, translated as MRQPPSRTRKRVKRQSPRDAVWRIKESPRTPLLTPEEVQAANAADMVKQQRAKRRPRPPQQLTVGYCYYSASDQRIPTVRLRGRWLEEMGFAIGSKLHIRIRDGELIVSVAPTD; from the coding sequence ATGCGTCAACCGCCATCTCGCACACGCAAGCGCGTAAAGCGTCAATCACCCCGCGACGCGGTCTGGCGCATCAAAGAGTCGCCGCGTACCCCGCTGCTCACCCCCGAAGAGGTTCAAGCCGCCAACGCCGCCGACATGGTCAAACAACAGCGCGCAAAACGTCGCCCGCGCCCGCCGCAGCAGCTGACCGTCGGTTATTGCTACTACTCCGCCAGCGATCAACGCATTCCTACAGTACGCTTGCGTGGTCGCTGGCTGGAAGAAATGGGCTTTGCCATCGGCAGCAAACTTCACATTCGCATACGCGATGGCGAGCTGATCGTGAGTGTTGCTCCTACGGACTGA